AGTGGTAGCTGCAGGAGGGGAAACCATCTAGGGTGGAACACGTTCTACCACGCAGAACATTCATTCTCCCAAAAATTCCTTTAAATGGAATTCCCCTGAAGTCTGGGTGAATTCTCTAGTAGCCTCAAGTCATTTGGAGCCTTTCTTGTATATACCAGATCCTCAGATCTCATCTTACAGGCTTTTTAAAGTTCAAGTGAAGTAATTGGTAAGTATCTATTTACCTATCCATATCTCTTTCtgttgtgtatgtatatatgttacGTGTATATATGttacgtgtatatatatgttataaataGATATGTATgacagtatatatatattctgtgttCGTGACATTGTAGacattcatctttttaaaaaaattttattgtgctttagtgaaaatttacaaatgaagtcagtctctcatacaaaaatttgtatacaccttgctataaactcttggaaacactggtgacgtagtagttaagtgctacggctgctaaccaagagttcggcagttcgaatccaccaggtgctcctcggaaactctatggggcagttctactctgtcctatagggtcactatgagttggaattgactcgatggcaatgggtttggttttggttttatatacccttaattgctctccccctaatgagacagcctgctccttccttccactctccctttttgtgtccattctaccagattctgaccccctctgccttctcttcttccctccagATAGGCGATGGCAACATAGTTTCAAGTTAGACAATCatctttaacaaatatttacataaTACCTACTTTCCCCCTCAGACTCTGCTGGGCATGGGCATGAATAGTGAACATGAAGGTCAATAAGAAGAAAGACCCTGAGTCAGGAAAGAACTTAGCTGTTtttcaaaacagaaagaaaagcccaagtTGTATTACCGAAGTGCTGTGTCGGGAAAACTATGAGCGTATGAGTGTCTCattgtgtgcacgtgtgtataGAGGCAAATCCTGATGACTTTGGAAACTCATTTCAGTAACTTAGCTGAAAGCTGGCCCAGCAGGTCTGAGTTAGCTCAGTAGAAGAGCAGGctgattccagctgctgacctgtAGAGGCCCCTGCTTTCTAACAAGGCCACTTGCTCAACCAAGGAACTTCCATTGCTCCATAGTCAAACTCATGGTTTTTGCTTTCCTGTCCCTATAAATATGTAGAACAAGAGTCAGCACACCATGGTTCATGGATCAAATCTGGCCTGTTGCCTGTTTTTATATTACCAGCACGCTAAGaatgtttttaacatttttaaatggttggaaaaGTCAGTAGGAGAGTAACATTTCATAAAACATTTAACATATGTGATgttaattatatgaaattcaaaacataaagttttattagaatacAGCTATGTTCATTTATTTAGGTATTATGTATGGCTACTTTTGCACtacaaagacaaagttgagttGTTACAACAGAGACTGTAAGGCTCACAAGCcttaaatatttaagaaaaaattttacCACACCTGGTGTAGTGCATTACAGGGGTGGAGGTCTCTACTGAAAGGAAAACCTTGGTGAGATGCACTTCAAATATGCACACATCTCAGTAGGATCATGAGAGCTCAGGGGAAGCTGGACTCCCTGTTACTGTCCAGCTTGTCACTTTTTTCTCCAATGAGCCCTATTTTATATACGGAGAGGTTATGTTCgtggagtatgtgtgtgtgtgtgtacgggaGAGAGAACATGAGAGAGCTTGATAGAACCATGAGATGAGCTTGgagctgtttgttgttgttgttaggcacaaTCAAGTGGATTCTGCTCATAAgaaacccatgcacaacagaacaaaatactgtcctgtcctgcaccatccttacaatactttctatgtttgagccaattattgtagccactgtgtcaatatatgTTGTGGAGggccttcctatttttcactgattctctgctttaccaagtgtgatgtctttctccagagactggtctctcctgataacatgtccaaagtaaatgagatgaagtcttgccatcctcacttctaaagtacattctgactgtacttcttccaagagagatttgttcatttttctggcagtccattcaatattcttcgccaacagcataattcaaaggaattaattctttttccagtgttcacatgcatatgaagcaattgaaaattccatggcttggtgCTTGGTGTCAGGCAGGCCTCAGTACttttttaacagtttaatggttttttttttttttttttttcagcagatttgcccaatgcagtatcccatttgatttcttgactgctgcttccgtgggcattgattgtggattcaagtaaaataaaatccttgacaatttcaatcttttctctgtttattgtggcattgcttattggttcatttatgaggattttgttttctttatgttgagatgtaatctgtaCCGAAGGtcctagtctttgatcttcatcagtaagtgcttcaagtcatcttcactgtCAGTaatcaaggttgtatcatctgcatatggcaggtcgGTAatcagttttcctccaatcctgatgccatgttctttttcatatagtgcagtttctcaaattatctgctcacatacagattgaataagtatagtgaaaagatacaaccctggcacacacttttcctgattttaaaccatgcaatatcccctcgttctgttcaaacaactggctcttggcacaattaagtgttttggaattcccattctttgcaatgctgtccgtaatttgttatggagATGTTTAAAGGGGccaaatcaaagaccacagtttagagattttattttattctgagtGAATTGGGATGCTAACTAAAGTCTATGTATAAGAGAAGggaattatttcattttctttgtctaAAGAATCACCCTGGCTGTGGCATGGAGAGCAGTGTGTTGGGAAGCAAGAAAGGAAGCAGGAAGCCAGTAAAGACACAATCACAGTGATCCATGGGAAAAACAGATGGCTTGAACTAGGGCGAAGGCAGTGGAGATGGGAAAAGCTTAACTAAAGTTTTGTTAACAAGCATTTCACTTCTGATTGATCAGTGGGAACAAGCAGCTCATAAGCTCGGTTAAGTACTTATGAAGCAAAGATGTGGATTTGGGGGATCTGTGTCTGACGTTGTCATAGATACACATGGGAGCACCTATGCGTCTTATCTAAGTCATAGGAAGAAGGATTGTTATTTGTAGTAAGCCATGTTCCTGAACACAAAGGGAAAAGGGATTTCTTTAATCATGGCTGTTTTCCAGGATCATGGGGTTCAGGTAAAACTGATCGTCATCAGGTGATATATATATTCTACTAAGTGTAAAGTCTAATATAAATACAACAGTCTGCTTTAAGAGGTTATCCTTCTGACTACAAGTTTTCTTGAGCCCACAGTGAAAATTGAATGATAGCAAAAAAGCAAGCCAGGACAATATTTCAGTATTGTAGACAAAGAGTAGCAATTGATATTTAATTCCTTATTTTCTTTCCAAAGATGCTTCAAATATAAATCTGAGTCCCCTTCTGTCTCTACACTGTTATTCAGTATTTGTTGGTCTTTAACAGCTCACAGACACATGAAAATCTTCAACACCCCCGATAACTCCAGCACCATCACTGGCTTCATCCTCCTGGGCTTTCCTTGCTCCAGGGAGGGTCAGATCCTCCTGTTTGTGCTCTTCTCTGTTGTCTACCTCCTGACCCTCATGGGCAATGGTTCTATCATCTGTGCCGTGCACTGGGATCAGaaactccacactcccatgtacatCCTACTTGCCAACTTCTCCTTCCTGGAGATCTGGTATGTCACCTCCACTGTCCCCAAGATGTTGGCCAACTTCCTCTCTGAGACCAAAGTTATGTCCTTCTCTGGGTGCTTTctgcagttttatttctttttctccctgggttgtACAGAATGCTTTTTCTTGGCGGTTATGGTGTTTGATCGCTATCTTGCAGTCTGCTGACCTCTACACTATCCAACCATTATGACTGGACGTCTCTGCACCAATCTTGTGGTCAATTGCTGGGTATTTGGTTTCCTCTGGTTCTTGATTCCTATTGTCATTATCTCCCAGATGTCCTTCTGTGGATCCAGGATAATTGACCACTTCCTATGTGACCCAGGTCCTCTTCTAGCACTCACTTGCAGAAGATCTCCTGTGATGGAGCTCGTCTTCTCCACCTTAAGTCCTCTGTCTGTCAttattctctttttcttcatcatgggGTCCTACACTCTGGTTCTAAGAGCTGTACTAAAGTTTCCCTCAGCAGCTGGACGAAgaaaagccttctccacctgtgggtCTCATCTGGCTGTGGTTTCACTTTTCTTTGGCTCAGTA
The window above is part of the Loxodonta africana isolate mLoxAfr1 chromosome 10, mLoxAfr1.hap2, whole genome shotgun sequence genome. Proteins encoded here:
- the LOC100662644 gene encoding LOW QUALITY PROTEIN: olfactory receptor 11G2-like (The sequence of the model RefSeq protein was modified relative to this genomic sequence to represent the inferred CDS: substituted 1 base at 1 genomic stop codon), which codes for MKIFNTPDNSSTITGFILLGFPCSREGQILLFVLFSVVYLLTLMGNGSIICAVHWDQKLHTPMYILLANFSFLEIWYVTSTVPKMLANFLSETKVMSFSGCFLQFYFFFSLGCTECFFLAVMVFDRYLAVCXPLHYPTIMTGRLCTNLVVNCWVFGFLWFLIPIVIISQMSFCGSRIIDHFLCDPGPLLALTCRRSPVMELVFSTLSPLSVIILFFFIMGSYTLVLRAVLKFPSAAGRRKAFSTCGSHLAVVSLFFGSVLVMYGSPTSMHEAGMQKIVTLFYSVVTPLLNPVIYSLRNKDMKRALQKFMGI